In a single window of the Rhodamnia argentea isolate NSW1041297 chromosome 2, ASM2092103v1, whole genome shotgun sequence genome:
- the LOC115729954 gene encoding probable LRR receptor-like serine/threonine-protein kinase At3g47570 isoform X2, with protein sequence MVNGSLEEWLHPNPAPNDADGHSKKLSLVQRIDISIDVASALDYLHNQCESPIIHCDLKPSNVLVDADMVGHVGDFGLAKIVLESTSDTKANMSSTSLRGTVGYAAPEYANGSQISREGDVYSYGVLLLEMFTGLSPTSDMFRDNLNLHNYVSEAVPQRVVEITDPALLYEGESHNSSQNSLQERDLVVQECLETIYQVGLACSVEEPRERMSIDKVATHLHSIRRKLFASSLLG encoded by the exons ATGGTCAATGGCAGCCTAGAAGAGTGGTTGCACCCTAACCCAGCTCCAAATGATGCAGATGGGCATTCGAAGAAATTGAGTCTCGTCCAAAGGATAGACATTTCCATTGATGTTGCTTCCGCATTGGATTATCTCCATAATCAATGCGAGAGCCCAATAATtcattgtgatctaaagccaagCAATGTCCTTGTAGATGCTGACATGGTTGGACATGTTGGTGACTTTGGGTTGGCGAAGATCGTCCTCGAATCCACATCCGACACTAAAGCAAACATGAGTTCTACTAGTTTAAGAGGAACAGTTGGTTATGCAGCTCCAG AATATGCTAATGGAAGCCAAATCTCAAGAGAAGGTGATGTCTATAGTTACGGCGTCCTCTTGTTAGAGATGTTCACAGGATTGAGTCCCACTAGCGACATGTTCAGAGATAATTTGAATCTTCATAATTATGTTTCTGAGGCTGTACCTCAACGAGTTGTGGAGATTACTGATCCCGCGCTGCTTTACGAAGGAGAGAGCCACAACAGTTCCCAAAATTCGCTTCAGGAAAGAGACCTCGTAGTTCAAGAATGTCTGGAAACAATATATCAAGTTGGACTCGCTTGCTCTGTGGAGGAGCCTAGAGAACGCATGAGCATTGACAAAGTTGCAACCCACCTGCACTCGATCAGGAGGAAACTTTTTGCATCTTCTTTACTTGGATAG